A genomic stretch from Candidatus Babeliales bacterium includes:
- a CDS encoding carbonic anhydrase, which produces MKKKLLLILLAFCLITPCGADQIETKGSLAPCNKHEEVLNLDNSPLYAAIIAADDVFETTYVPQPDLFAPRKAAIVTCMDYRLNDFLSSVTSGTYILRNAGGRVTEDWIRSLVILYKLLEVEEIFLIQHTDCGMQKFTDKVMKDLLEGSSVKATLVKNCNVTLEPVQDNNKCKWKNTSKCCGKEACIDYDCIDWLTIKHGLFKSVLEDVKKIRNHPLIPSNIPIYGLIFDVITGDLIPVPKAIKAGKAKPLYCKR; this is translated from the coding sequence ATGAAGAAAAAATTGTTACTTATATTACTTGCGTTTTGTCTGATAACGCCATGTGGCGCTGACCAAATTGAAACAAAAGGTTCATTAGCTCCATGCAATAAACATGAAGAAGTTTTGAATCTTGATAATAGTCCTCTTTACGCTGCGATTATAGCAGCGGATGACGTATTCGAAACTACCTATGTGCCTCAACCAGATCTATTTGCGCCACGAAAAGCGGCAATTGTAACCTGTATGGATTATCGTCTTAATGATTTTTTAAGTTCTGTAACAAGTGGTACGTATATACTTCGCAATGCTGGTGGACGGGTAACTGAGGATTGGATTAGGTCCTTAGTTATTCTTTATAAATTGTTGGAGGTAGAAGAAATATTTTTGATCCAGCATACTGACTGCGGAATGCAAAAATTCACTGACAAAGTTATGAAAGACTTGTTAGAAGGTAGCTCAGTGAAAGCTACTTTGGTCAAAAATTGTAACGTCACCCTTGAACCGGTACAAGATAATAATAAGTGTAAGTGGAAAAATACGAGTAAATGCTGCGGCAAAGAAGCATGTATTGATTATGATTGTATTGATTGGTTAACGATTAAGCATGGTTTGTTCAAATCTGTCCTTGAGGATGTTAAGAAAATTCGTAATCATCCACTTATTCCATCAAATATTCCTATATATGGACTTATTTTTGATGTTATTACTGGTGATTTGATACCAGTCCCTAAAGCAATAAAGGCTGGAAAAGCAAAACCTCTCTACTGTAAGCGATAA